One candidate division KSB1 bacterium genomic window carries:
- a CDS encoding corrinoid protein, which yields MPDYAAMNQCLYEGKAKEVEQMTREALKEGRSVQEILNEGLIAGMNVVGEDFKHNIIFVPEVLIAARAMKAGMAVLKPLLSAHDASVAPAGVIVMGTVRGDLHDIGKNLVCMMAEGAGFQVHDLGVDQSLEKFLAAAEKYKPDIIGMSALLTTTMTYMKTVINGFKEKGLGHIKMAIGGAPISQMYADEIGADGYAADASSAVDLFLHLVAK from the coding sequence ATGCCAGACTATGCCGCGATGAATCAATGTCTTTACGAAGGCAAAGCCAAAGAAGTCGAGCAAATGACCAGGGAGGCGCTGAAAGAAGGGCGCAGCGTTCAGGAAATTCTGAACGAAGGCTTGATCGCCGGGATGAACGTTGTCGGCGAAGACTTCAAACACAATATTATTTTTGTGCCCGAAGTTTTGATCGCCGCCCGCGCCATGAAAGCCGGCATGGCGGTTCTCAAGCCGCTGCTGTCCGCTCACGATGCCAGTGTTGCCCCGGCCGGCGTGATCGTGATGGGAACCGTGCGTGGCGATTTGCACGACATCGGAAAAAATCTGGTGTGCATGATGGCGGAAGGCGCCGGCTTTCAGGTTCACGATCTCGGCGTGGATCAAAGCCTCGAGAAATTTCTCGCCGCTGCTGAAAAATACAAGCCGGACATTATCGGCATGAGCGCGTTGCTGACCACCACCATGACCTACATGAAAACCGTCATCAATGGTTTTAAAGAAAAAGGCCTGGGCCACATCAAAATGGCAATCGGCGGCGCGCCGATCAGCCAGATGTATGCCGACGAAATCGGCGCCGACGGGTACGCCGCCGACGCCTCCAGCGCGGTTGATTTGTTTCTGCACCTGGTTGCCAAGTGA
- a CDS encoding virulence factor — MAFYQILFWQDIPSQVKAWDDFDETKIELPPRFMARIDQAAQAQGLTDADDYLSQWRWSETAERKGTPAEVANAVKKELEEKTGEMMTRPERKP; from the coding sequence ATGGCTTTTTATCAGATACTTTTTTGGCAGGATATCCCCTCACAGGTGAAAGCCTGGGATGATTTTGATGAAACCAAAATTGAATTGCCGCCGCGCTTCATGGCACGAATCGATCAGGCGGCACAAGCGCAAGGCTTGACCGATGCCGACGATTATCTCAGCCAATGGCGGTGGAGCGAAACAGCGGAACGAAAGGGAACGCCGGCTGAAGTTGCAAACGCCGTGAAAAAAGAATTGGAAGAAAAAACTGGCGAGATGATGACACGCCCAGAAAGGAAACCATGA
- a CDS encoding M3 family oligoendopeptidase: MTPDKNLKAAGVRWDISDLYARHDDVRVAADLEEAVTKAKKFAERYRGKISQDDLTAEALSGAIVALEAIYTQIYKPEIYAFLAFTADTADDAIKALYARCQDLMAQVQNLVLFFELEVQKISKAKFDELLASRRLDTYRHYLEGIRLYTPYTLSEKEEQVINKKDLSGKNALVNLYTEYTASFTWQLEVDGEIKTLTGEEVRNLLRRPEPDLRERAKRAYDGRYGENEIIFTNLFNAMIKDHALEMDMRGYSSPITPAHLRNRIAPEIVETMMEVTSAHNHLAQEYYTLKARLLKMPKVRGCDLVAPVTEKREEIPIAEGKRLIVRAFENFSPVFGRMAQQMFDKKWIDAEVRKNKRGGAYCHGTLPQHHPYILMSYNDDIDNVYTLAHELGHALHDFCAGRKQTLFNYHPPLVAAETASVFAEMLLTRQLLQEVTDRAMRLTILTGKLEDFLATIHTQNYYTRFELDAHLQGAKERLSAAQLSELWTNRRAQMYGEAVDFLPEQQWYWAAIPHFMHTRFYCYAYTFGALLVLALFNRYEEEGQSFIPRYIELLETGGSETPESMINKMGFDIRRPEFWESGFRLMQSFLDELKALT, translated from the coding sequence ATGACGCCGGACAAAAATCTGAAAGCCGCAGGGGTGCGGTGGGATATTTCCGATCTTTATGCCCGCCACGATGATGTGCGGGTTGCCGCCGATCTCGAAGAAGCAGTGACAAAAGCGAAAAAATTTGCCGAACGTTATCGCGGCAAAATTTCACAAGACGATTTGACCGCGGAAGCTTTATCCGGCGCGATTGTGGCGCTGGAAGCGATTTATACCCAAATTTACAAACCGGAGATTTATGCCTTTCTCGCGTTCACGGCGGACACGGCGGATGACGCGATCAAAGCGCTTTACGCCCGCTGCCAGGATTTGATGGCACAGGTGCAGAATCTCGTGCTGTTCTTCGAGCTGGAAGTGCAAAAAATTTCCAAGGCCAAATTTGACGAGCTTCTCGCCAGCAGGCGGCTCGACACCTACCGGCATTACCTCGAAGGCATTCGTCTTTATACACCATACACCCTTTCGGAAAAAGAAGAGCAGGTGATCAACAAAAAAGATTTGTCCGGCAAAAATGCGCTGGTCAACTTGTATACGGAATACACCGCCTCATTTACGTGGCAGTTGGAAGTGGACGGTGAAATAAAAACTTTGACTGGCGAGGAAGTTCGCAATCTTCTGCGCCGGCCGGAGCCGGATTTGCGCGAGCGGGCGAAACGCGCCTACGACGGCCGCTACGGCGAGAACGAAATCATTTTCACCAACCTGTTCAACGCCATGATCAAAGATCATGCCCTCGAAATGGACATGCGCGGCTACAGCAGCCCGATCACGCCGGCGCATCTGCGCAACCGCATCGCCCCGGAAATCGTCGAAACGATGATGGAGGTGACCAGCGCGCACAATCATCTGGCGCAGGAATATTACACGCTCAAAGCCCGGCTGCTGAAAATGCCGAAAGTGCGCGGTTGCGACTTGGTCGCGCCGGTGACGGAAAAACGTGAAGAAATTCCTATTGCGGAAGGCAAGCGGCTGATCGTGCGGGCGTTTGAAAATTTTTCGCCGGTGTTCGGCCGGATGGCGCAGCAGATGTTCGACAAAAAATGGATTGACGCGGAAGTGCGCAAAAATAAACGCGGCGGCGCGTATTGTCACGGCACGCTGCCGCAGCATCATCCGTATATTTTGATGAGTTATAACGACGACATCGACAATGTCTATACGCTGGCGCACGAGCTGGGCCACGCCCTTCACGATTTTTGCGCCGGCCGCAAGCAAACGCTGTTCAACTATCACCCGCCGCTCGTCGCCGCCGAAACCGCCTCGGTGTTTGCGGAGATGCTGCTCACGCGCCAGTTGTTGCAGGAAGTGACAGACCGGGCGATGCGCCTCACGATTTTGACCGGCAAGCTGGAAGATTTTTTAGCGACGATTCACACGCAAAATTACTACACCCGCTTTGAATTGGATGCGCATCTGCAGGGCGCAAAGGAGCGGCTTTCGGCAGCCCAGCTCAGCGAGCTGTGGACCAACCGCCGCGCGCAGATGTACGGCGAGGCAGTTGATTTTCTGCCGGAGCAGCAATGGTACTGGGCCGCGATTCCGCATTTCATGCACACGCGATTTTACTGCTACGCCTACACCTTCGGCGCGCTGCTGGTGCTGGCGCTGTTCAACCGCTATGAAGAAGAAGGCCAGAGCTTTATTCCGCGTTATATCGAGCTTTTGGAAACCGGCGGCTCGGAAACGCCGGAAAGCATGATCAACAAAATGGGCTTCGATATCCGCCGGCCCGAATTTTGGGAAAGCGGTTTTCGATTGATGCAGTCGTTTTTGGATGAATTGAAGGCGTTGACTTAG
- a CDS encoding fibronectin type III domain-containing protein, producing the protein MFCVVQCLGILPPSFLLAGSLKASWNANTEPDLAGYKIYYGESSGNYTSSINVGKVTQYTVNQLKDGVVYYFAVTAYDSAGNESGYSLEVSAKVPAVDSAPPTVASVTPHDQTTLEIKFSEAVSQASALNKFNYAIDNGITIAGAAFQQGSTTIVMLSTSSHETGKTYKITIQNIADRAPVPNVMTQAVSFNYLIPAVDRTPPAVASFRALNQQTLEVVFSEAVSVASAQYAANYSINNNVTVQSAQLQQDTRTVRLATTLHATGVTYTLTVRNIADRAATPNIMSQPTTHTYSFQSTDTTPPAVSNVRLVNPTMVEVLFNEPITVASAQNQNNYTISHGIAVVSAALQNDTRTVFLTTSQHTSDGTYSITIRNISDRAVPANVMPQAVKHDYIYQAEDRTPPEAKSATLIDLTRVLIVFSEAVTAASAQNVNNYRISDNIQVQAAQLAGNGLEVTLITSAHQFNKDYNITIVNIKDRSAAANTIAPNTTLTYFLVNNDGNNGPGLSVNGLNPARYAVDTMRVGKAYYIDRPYVIRQIPNSKRGAVWIKTANADRANNAPRFLEFTLMRESNVYVAYDSRALQPPNWLKDSFTITNESILVSESAGKLNLWKSRFVPGRVTLGGNMAAGAQANTTLSMYVVLIEDVQSPSNPDSPAPQNFVLKQNYPNPFSRSDVASGQGYTKIEYYLQESHSVTLTIHNAIGQVVRKLYSGALPAGTHSAVWDGRDENGTPLPSGTYLCTLEVREEVNDGSFAMTASINRQTRVMTLLK; encoded by the coding sequence ATGTTTTGTGTTGTCCAGTGCTTGGGAATTTTGCCTCCTTCTTTTTTATTGGCAGGATCGTTAAAAGCAAGCTGGAATGCCAATACCGAACCGGACTTGGCCGGATACAAAATTTATTACGGCGAGTCATCGGGAAATTACACGAGCTCCATCAACGTAGGAAAAGTGACGCAGTATACCGTTAATCAACTCAAGGACGGCGTTGTTTATTATTTTGCGGTCACCGCTTATGACTCCGCCGGCAACGAAAGCGGCTACTCGCTGGAAGTGTCGGCGAAGGTTCCCGCCGTTGATAGCGCTCCCCCAACAGTTGCCAGCGTCACGCCGCACGATCAAACGACGCTCGAAATAAAATTCAGCGAAGCGGTTTCACAGGCGAGCGCGCTGAACAAATTCAACTATGCGATTGACAACGGCATCACGATTGCCGGCGCCGCCTTTCAACAAGGCAGCACGACGATCGTGATGTTGTCGACAAGCTCACATGAAACCGGCAAAACCTACAAAATCACGATTCAAAACATTGCCGACCGCGCGCCGGTGCCAAACGTGATGACGCAAGCCGTTAGTTTCAATTATTTGATTCCGGCCGTGGATCGAACGCCGCCGGCCGTTGCGAGCTTTCGCGCGCTCAATCAACAGACGCTCGAAGTGGTGTTCAGCGAGGCCGTCAGTGTGGCTTCGGCACAATACGCCGCCAATTATTCGATCAACAATAATGTGACGGTGCAAAGCGCGCAATTGCAACAAGACACTCGCACTGTCAGGCTCGCGACGACATTGCACGCGACTGGCGTCACGTATACGCTAACCGTGCGTAACATCGCCGATCGCGCGGCCACGCCGAATATCATGTCGCAGCCGACGACGCACACCTACAGTTTTCAATCCACCGACACGACGCCGCCGGCTGTTTCCAACGTTCGCCTCGTTAATCCGACAATGGTCGAAGTGTTGTTCAACGAGCCGATAACCGTGGCCAGTGCACAAAACCAAAACAATTACACGATCAGCCATGGCATCGCGGTGGTGAGCGCCGCCTTGCAAAACGATACGCGCACCGTTTTTCTCACCACCAGCCAGCACACCAGCGATGGAACGTATTCGATCACCATTCGAAATATTTCCGATCGCGCCGTGCCGGCCAATGTCATGCCGCAAGCGGTTAAGCATGATTACATCTATCAAGCCGAAGATCGCACGCCGCCGGAAGCCAAATCCGCGACGCTTATCGATTTAACGCGTGTTCTGATCGTGTTCAGTGAGGCGGTGACGGCCGCTTCGGCTCAGAACGTCAATAATTATCGGATTTCCGATAATATTCAGGTGCAAGCGGCGCAACTCGCCGGCAACGGTTTGGAGGTGACGCTCATCACCTCGGCGCATCAATTCAACAAAGACTACAACATCACCATTGTCAATATCAAAGATCGTTCAGCCGCGGCGAACACCATTGCGCCGAACACGACGCTCACGTATTTTTTGGTCAATAACGACGGCAACAATGGCCCGGGTTTGAGCGTCAACGGCCTCAATCCTGCGCGCTATGCAGTCGATACCATGCGGGTTGGAAAGGCTTATTACATCGACCGGCCGTATGTGATTCGGCAGATTCCCAACAGCAAGCGCGGCGCGGTTTGGATTAAAACCGCCAACGCCGATCGCGCCAACAATGCGCCGCGTTTTCTCGAATTTACCTTAATGCGCGAATCGAATGTTTATGTTGCCTACGACAGCCGCGCCCTCCAGCCGCCGAATTGGCTGAAAGATTCTTTCACCATCACCAACGAATCCATTTTGGTTTCGGAGAGCGCCGGCAAATTGAATCTGTGGAAGTCGCGTTTCGTGCCCGGGCGCGTCACGCTCGGCGGCAACATGGCTGCCGGCGCGCAGGCGAACACGACGTTGAGCATGTACGTGGTTTTGATCGAAGACGTGCAATCGCCGTCGAATCCCGATTCGCCAGCGCCGCAAAATTTTGTCTTAAAACAAAATTATCCCAATCCGTTCTCGCGCAGTGACGTTGCGTCGGGTCAAGGCTACACCAAGATTGAGTATTATCTCCAAGAGTCGCATTCCGTCACGCTCACGATTCACAACGCCATCGGCCAGGTCGTGCGCAAGTTGTATAGCGGCGCTCTGCCGGCGGGAACGCACAGCGCGGTTTGGGACGGCCGCGACGAAAACGGCACGCCACTGCCCAGCGGCACCTATCTCTGCACCCTCGAAGTGCGTGAAGAAGTCAACGATGGCAGCTTTGCAATGACCGCCTCGATCAACCGGCAAACGCGGGTGATGACGTTGTTAAAATAA
- a CDS encoding T9SS type A sorting domain-containing protein, which yields MRKIIRSVLFLAVVPAAAGDLKVTWQQNTEPDLAGYFVYFGKKERPQANRIDVGRQTQYRIQNLPAGETYYISVTAVDKSGNESVASEFIAVRVLTDQEKNGGLPPQHFLLQSHPNPFHLSPSRTTTISFALSEPSRVKLEIFNLLGQRMITLVDRNLPSGEQKFSWNGRDHRGTAVPTGVYLYRLETDRQTSTRKLVVCH from the coding sequence GTGAGAAAAATCATTCGCAGTGTTTTATTTCTAGCGGTTGTTCCGGCCGCGGCCGGCGATCTCAAAGTCACCTGGCAGCAAAATACCGAGCCGGATTTGGCCGGTTATTTTGTCTATTTTGGAAAGAAAGAAAGACCGCAAGCCAACCGCATTGACGTTGGCCGACAAACGCAGTACCGCATTCAAAATTTGCCGGCGGGGGAGACGTATTACATCTCGGTAACTGCCGTTGATAAATCCGGTAACGAAAGCGTTGCTTCCGAATTCATCGCCGTGCGGGTTTTAACCGACCAGGAAAAAAACGGCGGGCTGCCACCGCAGCATTTTCTGCTGCAAAGCCATCCCAATCCCTTTCATCTCTCACCGAGCCGAACCACCACGATTTCTTTTGCGCTCAGCGAGCCGTCAAGGGTCAAATTGGAAATTTTTAATTTGCTCGGCCAGCGCATGATCACGCTGGTCGATCGCAATCTCCCCTCCGGCGAGCAAAAGTTTTCGTGGAACGGCCGTGACCATCGCGGCACCGCCGTTCCCACCGGCGTTTATTTGTATCGCCTCGAAACCGACCGCCAAACTTCAACGCGGAAGCTCGTGGTTTGTCATTGA
- a CDS encoding sigma-54 dependent transcriptional regulator gives MEPFEPKVDPKDFDFDAIPTDIDGTWGKNYGFDYHYPLVSRSPEIKEIFSLIKKVAKSNATILIQGETGTGKELIAGLIQFISHRADKPFVKVNCAALPENLLESELFGHEKGAFTGAYQTRVGKFEQSDGGTLFLDEIGDMHLTTQAKILRVLQDQTFTRLGGNRTIQVDVRVVAATNKDLWHEIELGNFRADLYYRLNVVTLHIPPLRKRAEDIVLIAEFFRRKFSREIRKKTKGFSAETMELLRNHQWPGNIRELKNLVERAVLVVEEGQEISPKDLSMSGKDYFAAGGKDRRRSTDGELLSLDTLNLEVIEKEAILRALELRNWVQKDAASLLGISPRALNYKINYHNITHASWKKNT, from the coding sequence GTGGAACCTTTTGAACCGAAAGTCGATCCGAAAGACTTCGATTTTGATGCCATCCCGACTGACATCGATGGCACGTGGGGGAAAAATTACGGCTTCGACTATCATTATCCCTTGGTGAGCCGGAGCCCGGAAATCAAGGAAATTTTTTCCTTGATCAAGAAGGTGGCGAAGAGCAATGCGACGATTTTGATTCAAGGCGAAACCGGCACCGGCAAGGAATTGATTGCCGGGCTGATTCAGTTTATCAGCCATCGCGCCGACAAGCCTTTTGTCAAAGTCAATTGCGCCGCGTTACCGGAGAATTTGCTGGAGAGCGAGCTGTTTGGGCATGAGAAGGGCGCTTTTACCGGCGCCTATCAAACCCGCGTCGGCAAGTTTGAGCAGTCCGATGGCGGCACGCTTTTTTTGGATGAAATCGGCGACATGCATCTCACGACGCAGGCGAAAATCCTGCGCGTGCTGCAAGATCAAACGTTCACCCGGTTGGGCGGCAATCGCACCATTCAAGTCGACGTGCGCGTGGTTGCGGCGACCAACAAAGACCTTTGGCACGAGATCGAGCTGGGTAATTTTCGCGCCGATTTGTATTACCGTTTGAACGTGGTGACGCTGCACATTCCGCCGCTGCGCAAGCGCGCCGAAGACATCGTGCTGATTGCGGAATTTTTCCGGCGCAAGTTTTCGCGCGAAATTCGCAAAAAAACCAAAGGCTTTTCAGCAGAGACGATGGAACTGCTGCGCAACCATCAGTGGCCGGGCAACATTCGCGAGCTGAAGAATTTGGTCGAGCGTGCCGTTCTCGTCGTCGAAGAAGGACAGGAAATCTCACCCAAAGACCTGTCGATGTCCGGCAAAGATTATTTTGCCGCTGGCGGCAAGGATCGCCGACGCTCGACCGACGGTGAACTGCTTTCGCTCGATACGCTCAATCTGGAAGTGATCGAAAAGGAAGCGATCTTGCGCGCGTTGGAATTGCGCAACTGGGTGCAAAAAGACGCCGCCAGCCTGCTCGGCATTTCGCCGCGCGCGTTGAACTACAAAATCAATTACCACAACATTACCCATGCCTCGTGGAAAAAGAATACGTGA
- a CDS encoding ATP-binding cassette domain-containing protein, translated as MNIRFEKVWFAYENLSGIPTNWSTSQLQDISFEIRPGELVGIVGRSGSGKTTLMQLFNGLLLPARGRIVVDAQDINSSDYDLVALRRRLGVVFQFPETQLFAATVEEEIAFGPQQQQFGGEEITLRVTEALQAVGLDEAVRKRNPFTLSQGEKRRVALASVLAMRPETLVLDEPTASLDAAGVQEVRRILQKWHAAKKTLVIISHDIDLIASLCRRILVLERGSLLFDGETKALWESAQPHEILRRAGLPLPRTERLRRRLAAKFHF; from the coding sequence ATGAACATTCGCTTCGAGAAAGTTTGGTTTGCCTACGAAAATCTTTCAGGTATCCCCACCAATTGGTCAACAAGCCAATTGCAAGACATTAGTTTCGAGATCCGGCCAGGAGAATTGGTCGGGATCGTTGGCCGATCCGGCTCCGGCAAAACGACGCTGATGCAATTGTTCAACGGGCTTTTGCTTCCCGCACGCGGCCGGATTGTGGTGGATGCTCAAGATATCAATTCCTCCGATTATGATCTCGTGGCGCTGCGCCGCCGCCTCGGCGTCGTTTTTCAATTTCCCGAGACCCAGCTTTTTGCGGCAACGGTCGAAGAAGAAATTGCTTTCGGGCCGCAGCAACAGCAGTTTGGCGGTGAAGAAATCACGCTGCGTGTCACCGAAGCGTTGCAGGCGGTGGGGTTGGATGAAGCCGTGAGAAAACGCAATCCCTTCACGCTGAGCCAGGGAGAAAAACGGCGTGTGGCCTTGGCCAGTGTTTTGGCGATGCGGCCGGAGACGCTGGTTCTGGATGAACCCACCGCCAGCCTGGATGCGGCCGGGGTGCAAGAAGTTCGCCGCATTTTACAAAAGTGGCATGCGGCAAAAAAAACGCTGGTGATCATCAGCCATGACATTGATCTGATCGCCAGTCTCTGCAGGCGTATTTTGGTTTTGGAGCGGGGCAGCTTGTTGTTCGATGGTGAGACAAAGGCGCTTTGGGAATCTGCCCAACCTCACGAAATTTTGCGACGTGCCGGGCTGCCTTTGCCAAGGACCGAACGTTTGCGCCGGCGTTTGGCGGCGAAATTCCATTTTTGA
- a CDS encoding nucleotidyltransferase family protein → MQISIPKESIAAFCKRNHIRKLAIFGSILRNDFGPDSDIDVVVEFDPQHIPGYIRLAGMELELSEILGHKVDLNTPNMLSRYFREQVLAQAEVQYAQG, encoded by the coding sequence ATGCAAATAAGTATTCCAAAAGAGAGCATTGCCGCATTCTGCAAGCGAAATCATATTCGCAAATTGGCGATTTTCGGCTCGATCTTGCGCAACGACTTTGGCCCGGACAGCGATATCGATGTGGTCGTGGAATTCGATCCGCAGCATATTCCAGGTTATATTCGATTGGCTGGAATGGAACTTGAGCTTTCAGAGATATTGGGACACAAGGTAGATTTGAATACGCCGAACATGTTGAGCCGTTATTTCCGTGAGCAGGTGCTTGCCCAGGCAGAGGTGCAATATGCGCAAGGATGA
- the dgt gene encoding dNTP triphosphohydrolase, which translates to MGTPLSHRTAADWQQFESQWLAPYACRSAGAHATRRVVESEHEYRTAFQRDRDRIIHSRAFRRLKHKRQVFLITDGDHFRTRLTHTLEVAQIARTMARALGLNEDLVEAIALGHDLGHTPFGHLGEMVLNEILQGKDTLDGALVSRSFGGFKHNYQSLRVVDLLEEKYEFSGLNLTAPVREGILKHTRLKRGHYAYPNFDAEALAFELDMATTLEGQVVAIADEVAQRTHDLEDGMRAGLVNVEQVRALEIVKTVEARRSKWQVASGNAHLSRNQLINGLINLLVSDIIQQTLQQVERFSIHLGRLSFFDEEVVRFSPDLDPLQKDLNSFIYQNIIFVPSVQRADMQVREVLRALFRCYYHDPELLPAEELRDTTLAERPRQIADFIAGMTDHFVIKEIERLRRKGLPVPEFEKHLLFS; encoded by the coding sequence ATGGGAACTCCATTGTCTCACCGCACCGCCGCGGACTGGCAGCAATTCGAATCGCAATGGCTCGCGCCGTATGCCTGTCGCAGCGCCGGCGCCCATGCCACGCGCCGGGTTGTGGAAAGCGAGCATGAGTATCGCACGGCATTTCAGCGCGATCGCGACCGGATTATTCACTCGCGCGCGTTTCGCCGGCTCAAACACAAGCGGCAGGTTTTTCTCATCACCGACGGCGATCATTTCCGCACGCGCTTGACGCACACCCTCGAAGTCGCGCAAATCGCCCGCACCATGGCGCGGGCGCTGGGATTAAATGAAGATTTGGTGGAGGCCATTGCGCTTGGCCACGATCTCGGGCACACGCCCTTCGGGCATCTGGGCGAAATGGTGCTCAATGAAATCTTGCAGGGGAAAGATACGCTCGACGGCGCGCTCGTTAGTCGGTCCTTCGGCGGCTTCAAGCACAATTATCAATCGCTCCGTGTTGTCGATTTGCTTGAAGAAAAATACGAATTTTCCGGCTTGAATTTGACCGCGCCGGTGCGCGAAGGCATTTTGAAACACACGCGGCTCAAACGCGGCCACTATGCGTATCCGAATTTCGATGCCGAGGCGCTGGCGTTCGAATTGGATATGGCGACAACGCTCGAAGGCCAAGTCGTCGCCATCGCCGACGAAGTGGCACAACGCACGCACGATCTCGAAGACGGTATGCGCGCCGGCCTGGTGAATGTCGAACAAGTCCGCGCGCTTGAAATTGTCAAAACCGTGGAAGCGCGGCGAAGCAAGTGGCAGGTGGCAAGTGGCAATGCTCATCTGAGCCGGAATCAGCTCATCAACGGTTTGATCAATTTGTTGGTGAGTGACATTATTCAACAAACGTTGCAACAAGTTGAACGATTCTCCATTCATTTGGGCCGGCTTTCTTTTTTTGACGAAGAAGTGGTGCGTTTCAGCCCGGATTTGGATCCATTGCAGAAAGATCTCAACTCGTTCATTTATCAAAACATCATTTTTGTCCCCAGCGTGCAGCGCGCCGACATGCAAGTGCGGGAGGTTTTGCGCGCGCTGTTTCGTTGCTACTATCATGATCCGGAACTGCTTCCCGCCGAGGAATTGCGCGATACAACTTTGGCGGAACGGCCGCGGCAAATCGCCGATTTTATCGCCGGCATGACCGACCATTTTGTCATCAAGGAAATCGAGCGCCTGCGCCGCAAGGGGCTGCCCGTGCCGGAATTTGAAAAGCATTTGCTCTTTTCGTAA
- a CDS encoding transcriptional regulator → MNIRPVKTEADYRAALEEIERLFNAVPGTPESDRLEVLTTLVEAYEEKHYSIPKPDPIEAILYHMESRGLSRSDLEPYLGNRTLVTEVLNRKRSLTLTMIRRLHFGLGIPADVLIQPVAKYKRAA, encoded by the coding sequence ATGAATATTCGACCTGTTAAAACCGAAGCTGATTATCGTGCAGCACTCGAAGAAATCGAACGATTATTCAACGCTGTTCCTGGGACGCCGGAAAGTGATCGCTTGGAAGTTTTGACGACATTGGTTGAAGCGTATGAAGAGAAACATTATTCCATTCCCAAGCCGGATCCGATCGAGGCCATTCTGTATCACATGGAGAGCCGCGGGCTGTCTCGCAGCGACTTAGAACCATACCTCGGCAATCGGACATTGGTAACGGAAGTGTTGAATCGCAAACGCTCGCTTACTTTGACCATGATCAGGCGGCTCCATTTCGGGCTTGGCATTCCGGCAGATGTTCTTATTCAACCGGTTGCCAAATATAAACGCGCCGCCTGA
- the amrA gene encoding AmmeMemoRadiSam system protein A: MPSEETKQAPVRTFELTAGHKRDLLQLAREAIAAYIAGLPLPPVDWPELNQIRAGIFVSLHIGEQLRGCIGYVEAARPLPEALRETAISAAARDPRFEPLTADELEHVKIEISILSPLRKVQSPGEITLGRHGVMVQLGHHHGLLLPQVTQHHDWDVERFLAHVCLKAGLPAEAWKDPEAEIFVFEAEVFSEADVS, translated from the coding sequence ATGCCTTCCGAAGAAACAAAACAAGCGCCTGTAAGGACTTTTGAGCTGACGGCTGGGCACAAGCGCGATCTTTTGCAGCTCGCACGTGAGGCGATTGCGGCGTATATCGCCGGCTTGCCTCTGCCCCCGGTGGATTGGCCGGAGCTTAATCAAATTCGCGCCGGTATTTTTGTGAGCTTGCATATCGGAGAACAATTGCGCGGGTGCATCGGCTATGTCGAAGCCGCGCGGCCGCTGCCGGAAGCGCTGCGGGAAACCGCCATTTCCGCGGCGGCGCGTGATCCGCGCTTTGAGCCGCTGACTGCCGATGAGCTTGAACACGTCAAAATCGAAATCTCGATCTTGTCGCCGCTGCGCAAGGTGCAATCGCCAGGCGAGATCACGCTCGGGCGTCATGGCGTGATGGTTCAGCTTGGCCATCATCATGGCCTGTTGTTGCCACAAGTGACGCAACATCATGACTGGGACGTTGAAAGGTTTTTGGCGCATGTTTGTTTGAAAGCCGGTTTGCCTGCCGAGGCCTGGAAAGATCCGGAGGCGGAGATTTTTGTTTTTGAAGCGGAAGTTTTTTCGGAAGCGGATGTTTCGTAG